Proteins from one Fragaria vesca subsp. vesca linkage group LG6, FraVesHawaii_1.0, whole genome shotgun sequence genomic window:
- the LOC101292237 gene encoding transcription factor-like protein DPB-like, which yields MEVEYFTDSFGELSGGHSSPKTPRSASVSNADSTTFCCDNTSTPDVDKSAGKKRRGSRYTAGGLRQFSAIVCSKLKSKGRATYDEVANEIIAELPGIYGQTEALSEYDMKNIRRRVYDALNVLMAMDIITKEKKQIWWKGLRDTNAIDREGIKAQRVKLMGRINAKEAYLKDLEEQMADLQNLMLRNKQLLKSGNSSHKGFSFPFILAQTSNNATVEIEISEDMQLVHCDFNSTPFSLHDDTSILKMLRCRQLPESRNVSQSSSVYSSSSSGMASTRPFLWNSETQTPK from the exons ATGGAGGTTGAGTATTTCACGGATTCTTTTGGTGAGCTCTCTGGGGGACATTCTAGCCCAAAAACTCCCAGGTCAGCTTCGGTGAGCAATGCAGACAGTACGACTTTCTGTTGTGACAATACAAGTACACCGGATGTTGACAA AAGTGCGGGAAAGAAGAGAAGGGGTTCAAGATATACAGCTGGAGGTCTACGTCAGTTCAGTGCCATAG TTTGTAGCAAGTTGAAGAGCAAGGGAAGAGCAACATATGATGAG GTTGCAAATGAGATCATTGCAGAGTTACCTGGAATTTATGGTCAAACAGAAGCTTTGAGTGAG TATGATATGAAAAACATACGACGACGGGTATATGATGCACTAAATGTTCTTATGGCAATGGATATTATCACCAAAGAGAAAAAACAAATCTGGTGGAAGGGACTTCGAGATACAAATGCTATTGATCGGGAAGGTATTAAG GCTCAGCGTGTTAAATTGATGGGTAGGATTAATGCAAAGGAGGCTTACTTGAAAGACTTGGAAGAACAA ATGGCAGATCTCCAGAATTTGATGTTGCGTAATAAGCAGTTGCTCAAGAGTGGGAACAGCAGCCACAAAGGATTTTCTTTTCCATTTATACTAGCTCAG ACAAGCAATAATGCTACGGTTGAGATTGAGATTTCTGAAGACATGCAGTTGGTGCACTGCGACTTCAATAG TACTCCTTTCTCCTTGCACGATGATACTTCCATTCTAAAGATGTTGCGGTGCCGCCAATTGCCAGAAAGTAGAAATGTGTCTCAAAGTTCTTCAGTTTACTCTTCTTCAAGCTCTGGCATGGCTTCTACCAGACCCTTCCTTTGGAACTCGGAAACACAAACTCCAAAATGA
- the LOC101306353 gene encoding 60S ribosomal protein L36-2-like, giving the protein MAPPQPKTGLFVGLNKGHVTTKKELAPRPSDRKGKTSKRVHFVRNLIREVAGFAPYEKRITELLKVGKDKRALKVAKRKLGTHKRAKKKREEMSNVLRKMRSGGTTEKKK; this is encoded by the exons ATGGCGCCGCCGCAGCCCAAGACTGGGCTCTTCGTCGGACTGAACAAGGGTCACGTCACCACCAAGAAGGAATTGGCTCCTCGCCCTTCTGACCGCAAAGGC AAAACGAGCAAGAGGGTTCACTTTGTGAGGAACCTGATCAGGGAAGTTGCTGGGTTTGCTCCATATGAGAAGAGGATCACTGAGCTTTTGAAGGTCGGAAAGGACAAGCGTGCTCTTAAGGTCGCCAAGAGGAAGTTGGGTACCCACAAGAGGGCCAAGAAGAAGAGAGAGGAGATGTCTAACGTTCTCCGCAAGATGAG GTCTGGTGGTACCACCGAGAAGAAGAAGTAA
- the LOC101300363 gene encoding dof zinc finger protein DOF2.4-like, whose product MVFSSIPAYLDPANWQQQPSPHHHHHHHLLSGSNSNNNINNNSQLHPLPPPPPPPPSNPGGGGSGPGGAGSIRPGSMADRARMANIPLPEPALKCPRCDSTNTKFCYFNNYSLTQPRHFCKTCRRYWTRGGALRNVPVGGGCRRNKRSSKGGGSSRSKSPVSSSDRPTGSASSSGQAIPSNSSAGTVDMIAAGLSPQIPPLRFINPFADHHFGASENLGMNYGLSYGGGVGDLGFQIGSGLGGGITSTPTGSLFEQQWRFQQQTPSFPFLSGGLDSAPGLFEGSGVEFSGYNPVRPRLLSSGSSVGVSSQIASVKTEDPHNQNHQQQEMNLSRQLSGIQGGNDSQYWINGAGGNANGTSTTAWTDLSGFSSTSTATNHPL is encoded by the exons ATGGTTTTTTCCTCCATTCCGGCTTATCTTGATCCGGCCAACTGGCAGCAG CAACCAAGTCCTCATCATCATCATCACCATCACTTATTATCCGGAAGCAACAGCAATAACAACATCAACAACAACTCTCAGCTTCATCCTCTTCCACCTCCCCCGCCACCACCGCCTTCAAACCCTGGCGGTGGTGGCAGTGGGCCTGGAGGTGCGGGTTCGATCAGGCCAGGTTCCATGGCTGATCGAGCCCGCATGGCTAACATCCCCTTGCCTGAGCCGGCACTCAAATGCCCGCGCTGCGACTCCACCAACACTAAGTTCTGCTACTTCAACAACTACAGCCTCACGCAGCCTCGCCATTTCTGCAAAACTTGCCGACGCTACTGGACACGTGGTGGCGCGCTGAGAAACGTTCCAGTCGGAGGCGGCTGCAGGAGAAACAAAAGGAGCAGCAAAGGAGGAGGAAGTAGCAGGTCTAAATCTCCGGTTAGCAGCTCTGACCGCCCCACCGGTTCGGCAAGCTCATCTGGTCAAGCAATTCCATCCAATAGTTCAGCTGGAACTGTCGATATGATAGCAGCTGGGTTAAGCCCTCAAATCCCACCACTGCGTTTCATCAACCCTTTCGCTGACCACCACTTCGGCGCCAGCGAGAATCTCGGCATGAACTACGGCCTGAGCTACGGCGGTGGAGTAGGGGACTTGGGTTTTCAGATAGGGAGCGGTTTAGGTGGAGGAATTACTAGCACTCCTACCGGGTCGCTTTTCGAGCAGCAATGGAGGTTTCAACAGCAAACTCCCTCGTTTCCTTTCTTGAGTGGAGGTTTGGATTCTGCTCCTGGTTTATTTGAGGGTAGTGGAGTTGAGTTTTCAGGTTATAATCCGGTGCGGCCGAGGCTACTATCATCCGGTAGCAGTGTTGGGGTTTCTTCGCAAATAGCTTCGGTGAAGACGGAAGATCCTCACAATCAGAATCATCAGCAACAAGAGATGAACCTGTCGAGGCAGCTTTCGGGGATCCAAGGAGGGAATGACAGTCAGTACTGGATTAACGGCGCCGGTGGGAATGCGAATGGTACTTCAACAACTGCGTGGACTGATCTTTCTGGGTTCAGCTCTACTTCCACTGCCACCAATCATCCTCTATAA